In Rutidosis leptorrhynchoides isolate AG116_Rl617_1_P2 chromosome 2, CSIRO_AGI_Rlap_v1, whole genome shotgun sequence, one genomic interval encodes:
- the LOC139888254 gene encoding mitochondrial metalloendopeptidase OMA1-like: MGKLILYEFFEPQLVYTMSALLLGLPFSRRMEIEADYIGLLLMASAGYDPRVAPKVFEKLGKVAGDFALLNYISTHPTGKKRSKLLSQPNVMQQVMISSRIF; the protein is encoded by the exons ATGGGGAAGCTAATTTTATACGAGTTCTTTGAGCCACAACTTGTCTACACCATGTCAGCTCTTCTACTTGGCCTTCCTTTCTCCCGAAG AATGGAGATTGAAGCTGATTACATAGGGCTGTTGCTGATGGCTTCGGCTGGATATGATCCACGTGTTGCACCAAAGGTATTTGAGAAGTTGGGTAAAGTAGCTGGCGATTTTGCTTTGCTAAATTACATTTCTACCCATCCAACCGGAAAGAAGAGAAGTAAATTGCTGTCTCAACCTAATGTGATGCAACAAGTGATGATTTCCAGCCGTATCTTCTAG